The genomic interval TCGGCGGCGCCGAGGAAAGGCGTGGCCGCTTCAGGACGCGCCACGACGGCTTGCGCCGGCACCCGGTAGTCGGGACCGACCGTGGTCGAGCAGGCGGCGACCAGCAGCAGCGGCAGCAGCTTGAGGAAAGTACGGCGGGCAGCCATCATGCGCCCCGCTTATGTGAGGCCGCCATGGTGTGCGCCGGTGCCGGCGTGGCAGGGGGCGCGCAACGGCCGGCAGCACCTGCACGGTCGCGGTCTGGCCCGCCACCAGGCGCACATTGGCCGGCACCGGGTCGAGCGCCACCCGCACCGGAATGCGCTGGGCCAGGCGGACCCAGTTGAAGGTCGGGTTGATATTCGGGAGCATGTTGGTGCCGGTGCTGCGGTCGCGGTCCGAGATGCCTTCGGCGAAGCTTTCGACGTGGCCGCTGAGTTTCTGGCCTGCGCCCATCAGCGACACCGCGACTGGATCGCCGAGGTGGATTGCGCCCAGCTTGGTTTCCTCGAAATAGCCTTCGACGTAGAAGGAGGCCCGGTCGACCAGGGCCATCACCGGGTGGCTGGCGCTGACATACGCCCCGGGACGCAGGTCCAGGTTGGTGACGGAACCGCTCACCACCGACACCACCCGCGTACGTTCCAGGTTCAGGCGCGCGGTATCGCGGTTGACGAGCGCTTGCGCCAGCGCCGCACGGGCCTGCTCGACGCGCGACTGGCCCTGCTCGCGCGCTTCCCGGGCCACCAGGTCGCCCAGCTGGACATTGCGGCGCGCCTCGCGTTCGGCCTGGGAGAGCGACGCGCGCGCCGCCTGCTCGGCCGCTTCGGCCTGGCGCAGCGCGAGTTCGAAGCGGGCACGGTCGATGTCGAACAGGACGTCGCCGGCTTGCACCTGCTGGTTGTCGTGCACATACACCTTCGTGACCTGGCCGGTGACGTCGGGCGCGACCTGCACCACATAGGCCTTGACGCGGCCATCGCGCGTCCAGGGTTCGATTTCATAGTGGCGCCACAGCTGCCAGCCCGCATAGACGGCGCCGGCGGTGGCCAGCAGGGTGATGCCGACGCGGGTGATTGCTCGGGGATTGAATTTCATGACCATCTCAAAACAGGTTGGAACAAAGGTAGGCAAGCATGCCCAGCACGATGACGAACAGCGAAAAATCAAACAGCGCCGGATGCCAGACATGGCGATAAAAGCCGGTGCGCGCCAGCACGCGGTTGACGAGGCGCGAGACCACGAGCGCGAGCAGGGCCAGCAGCAACAGCGGCGGGAAATAGATGCCGTAGAGGCTGACTTCGCCGATCATCGGATCTCCTTTTCAAGCAGGGGTGAGGGTTGGTACGGGGGCGCCTGCGGGAACAGGTCGCGGCGGATGCCGGCCAGCGCCGCCAGCGCCTGCTGCCGCGCATTGCCCCCTGGGCGGCGGCCACCGAGCGCAGCGCATTGTCGAGCGAAGCGAGCAGGTGCGCGTCTTCCAGCGTGTCGACCTGCGGCCGCGCCGCGAAATGCTGCGCCAGGTGTTCCAGCAGCGCCCATAGCGCGGCCTGGCTGCGGCCGAGTTCGCCGCTGGCGGCGCGCAGCTGCGTCATGTTCAGGCCGATGCGCAGGTCGACCAGGGCATCGGCCGCCTGCAAATCCGCGTGAAAGCCGGCCATCGCCAGGCGCGGCGTCAGCAGGGCGATGCGGTCGACCATGCGTGCCGAGAATTCCGGCACGGAAGGCACTTGCCGGCCATCGCCGATGCGCGCCAGTTCTCCCCAGCCGGCGCGCAGCAGGCGGCGCGCGGTCCAGCCGGCACCGACGCTGCGGAACATGCCGATGACGAGCACCGCCAGCGCCAGGCCGGCCAGTTGCGCCAGCGTCGCATTGATGAAGGAGGCGGCGTCGGCGGTATTCGTGTCCTGCATGGCCAGGGTGCCGGCGATGCCGAACATGAAAGGCATGGCCTTGCCGAAGGTGGCTGGACGCGCAATCAGGACGCCCAGCACCAGGAACACGGGCGCGGCCGCCAGCACGAACATCTCGAAGCTGTGGATGGCCGGCAGCACCGCCAGCAGATAAAAGGCCGACAGCGGGATCGAATAGATTGTCCACACCAGGAAGCCTTTAATGAAAGGCACCGGGTCGTCCTGGGTGGCGAAGAAACAGGACATGACGGCGGCCATCATCGGCACCGCGGCGCCAGCCGGCCAGCCGGTCAGGATCCAGAAGGCGCAGCCAAACCAGGGTCGCGATCACGGCCGCCAGCGCGGAAACCATCGCCAGGCCGCGGTCCAGGTGCAGCGCCTGCGGCTTGACGCCGGCCAGGTCGCGGCCCAGGCGCGGCATGCGGCCGTCCGCACCTTCTCCAATCTGGCCGCGCAGCGTGCGCGCTTCCACGCACAGGTCGACCAGCGCGCGCAGGCGGGCACCCACATTCAGTTCCAGCAGTTGCGGCCAGTCCGCATGGCGCCCCGGCTGTGGTGTGAGGGCAGCGATGGCGCCATGCAGGGCGGCCGGCGTGGTGGCCAGGGTTGCGTCGCGGCGGGCACCGGTCCAGGCGGTGATATCGGCCAGCAGCGCGTGCCAGCGCGACGAGGCTTCCGGGGCGCCCAGTTCGCGCAGCGCGCGCAGCCGGTCTTCCACTGCGGAGAGCAGCGGCACCATCGCCGCCAGCCTTTCCTGCAGCGCGTGGATGGCCTGCGCGGTCCAGCGCAGGTGCGAAGTGTCGAAAGGCAGGTGCACGGCCATCATGCGCAATTCCGTGATATCTCCGGCCAGCTTCCTGCGATCGAGCGCGCTCTGCGGCGTGCCGCCCGGGGGGCCAGCGCGTCCGCAATCCAGGCCTGGGCGTCGCGCAGCGCGTGGTCCAGGCGGGCCAGCATCACCGGGCCGAAACCCTGCGGAAAGACCAGCGAATGCACGACGGTGGCGCAGCTGATGCCGAGCAGGATTTCCTCGACGCGGGCCAGCGCGATGTCGAAGATGGTGCCGGGATCGTTCACGGCAGGAAAAGCGATCAGGCCCGCGGTGTAACCGGCCAGCATCACGACATAGGAACGGGGCGTGCGGTCCAGCAGCGACAGGTACAGGCAGCCGCCCACCCACAAGGCCAGCGCCAGCGACAGCAGTTCGGGAGAATTTGCAAAAGCTGGCACGATCAGCACCGTGGCCAGCGCCCCCAGCAGCGTGCCGCCGAAGCGGTACACGGCTTTCGAGCGGGTGGGTCCTGCGAAGGGCGCGGCGACGATGTAGGCCGTCATCAGCGCCCAGAACGGACGTGGCAAGCCGATGCGCATCGCGATGTAGAGCGCCAGCATCGCGGCGGCGAAACTTTTCAGCGAAAAGAGCGCCTCGTTTTTCGACGGCAGCTTCACGCTTTGTCTGGATTCTGCTCGCTTGGCTTGCCAATGCGCGACTGGATGCAGGTCAGCACGCGCAGGCAGGCATCGATGTCGGCCGGGTCGCATTCGCCGAACACGCTGCGGCGAAACGGAATCAGGGCCGCTTCCATCTGCGCCGCGCGGGTGGTGCCGTCATCGGTCAGTTGCAGGATCTTCGCGCGCCGGTCCTGCGGATCCTCGCGGCGTTCGATCAGGCCGTTGTCGATCAGGAGGTCGACCACACGCACCAGCGAGGACGCTTCCAGCCCCAAGGCGTCGGCCAGCACGCCGGGACGCACGCCTTCCGCGCCAAGACGGCCCAGGATCAGCACGGGCAGCGCTGTGGCCTGCGACAGGCTGTATTCGGAGGCAACCTTGTCGGCCATCGATTTATACGCCCGGGAGGCCTGGGTGAGGGCGGTGGTCAGTTGCATCAGGGTGTGGTCGAGGGAGTCCATGCGCTTCGCATTTTGGTTTGATTGCGAAAGTTTAGCATGCGAAGTAATTTCTTGCTGACGCCCGCACCTGTTCGCCAATCGATACTGCCCGACGTCTTATCGTTCCGCCACCATCGACGCGATCGCCACCAGCGACAGCGGCGCCTCGAACTCGTGTTCCGGCTCCACCTTGCGCAGCGCCTCGATTGGCGCATAGCCCCAGTGCACGGCGGCAAAGGCGATGCCGGCGCGGCGGGCGGCGTCGGCGTCGGTGGCCTGGTCGCCGATGTAGAGCGCCGCGCCTGGCACCACCGCCGCGCGCCGGATCACCTTGCGGATGCGCGCGGTCTTGCCGAAGACCGAGGCGCCGCATTCGTACTGGCTGATCAGGCCGGCCAGTTCCGGCCCCAGCACCGGCGCACGTTCTGTTCCGAATTCGACGAGACGATGGTCAGCGTGATGCCGCCGCGGGCCAGTTCGCGCAGCGCGTGGTCGATATGGGGAAACAGGCGGATCTGCCCCGCATTCGCGCTCATCAGGCTCTTGAAGCTGGCGGCGGCCAAGGGGAGCTTCCAGGCGGGCATGCCGACGTGGCGCATCACCTCGCGCGTGCCCGCGTGGCGCAGGCGTTCGGCCTGGCCTGGGTCGATGCGGCTGAAGCCATGCTGGTCGGCGATCTGGTTGAACACGCTCAGGAAGAACGGAAACGAGTCGGCCAGCGTGCCGTCGAAGTCGAAGATGGCGAGTCGGTAGGTCATGGCAGTTTAAGTACTCACCCAAAAATAAATGTGTTTTTGGCTGCCAGAACCGACGCGTTGCTGCGTTGGCTCCTGCTTGCAGTGCTCGCACTGCGGCGCAGCCGCCGCCTTGCACCGCATCCGGTTCTGTTTGCCAAAATTCCCATTTATTTTCGGTCGAGTACTTAGGAGGGCGCGCTTGCATGATACACAAGCGCGCCCGCGCCGCCTTGACGCCTGCCTTCACGCCTGGGCGGCGCGTTCCGGCACCACGAAGGCCAGGCTTTCCTCGAACGAACGCAGCACCATGTCGACATGCTGCTGCACCACGTTCTGGTTGGCGGCGGTTTCGCCGAAGGGCAGGCGGATCGTCACCAGCAGCGCGTGCGGCAGGGCGGCGCGCAATTCGTCGGCCACGCGCTGCCACTGGTCCAGCATCGATTCGACCGGATAGGTGATGAACACGGTCGACACCAGGTCGGCCGTCTGCGGGCCGGGATTGTCCTGCTCGGTTCCAACGACGACCCTGCGCGCATCGATGTCGAGTTCGCGCAGGGCGCGCACCAGCAGTTCGCTGAGCAGGTCGTCGCGTTCGGTGCCCAGGCCCGCGCACAGCACCACGGAATGCGCCGGCACGTCGAGCGAGCCCTGCCAGCGGCCGAGGCGGGCTTCGCGCATCTGGCGCAGGTGGGCGCCGACATTCGCATCGAGCAGCGACACACGCTGGCGCCGCCGCCGCGACGAGCCCGACACCGGCGTCAGCGTAGCGGCAACCTCGGCGATGGTGCTGCGGATGCGCGCGCCCCGGTTCATTTCGATCTGGCCGCTGCGCTGTTCGGCCGCGGCCAGCGAAATGCCCGGCAGCAGGATCTGGTCGCAATAGCGGGCGAAGCTGTGGCGCGCCAGATAGGATTTCGCATCGGCCAGGATGGCGTGGGTCTCGCCGCCCAGCGCGCGCTGGTAAAAGCGCTGCGCCGTGTTCACGTTCGGCACTTCCCCAGCAGGATGGTGACCGGTTCCAGCGCCCGCACGTGGCGCCCCGCCACCACCGGGCACAGGGTCAGTGGCGTCGACAGCAGCAGCCCGACCGGACCCCACAGGGCGCCCCAGAACAGGGCCGAGACGATCACGGCCAGCGGCGACAGGCCCGAGCTGTGCCCATATACCTTCGGCTCAACCACGTTTGCCACGAACAGTTCCAGCGCGACGAATACCGCCAGGCAGGACAGCGCCAGGCTCCAGCCCGGATCGATGGCGGCGACGAACGTGGCGATGAGCACCCCCCGCCACCATGATGCCGAGGTGGGGCACGAAGCGCAGCAGGCCGCTGAGCGCGCCCCACAGCGCCGCATGCGGCACGCCGAAGCCCCACAGCAGCACGCCGATCAGGCTGCCGAAAGTGAGGTTGACGACGAATTGCGACAGGAAAAAGCGCGACACGCCGCGGGTGGCGTCGGACAGGGCGCGCACGGTGCGGCTGATCTCGGCCTGGCCCGCCAGGCGGATCGCACGGTCGCGCAGGGATTCGTGTTCGAGCAGGATGAATACCAGCAGCACCAGCACCAGGCCGGCCTCGCCGATCGGCCCCCAGGCCAGCGCGAACAGGCGTGCCAGCGTGTCGCGGGTGGTGGCGCGCGGGGCGCGGATTTCCACCGGCAGCGGTTGATTGGCGCCGGTGGTGAGCGTGCCGCGCTTGACCGTCACCGGCGGCGGGGGCGGCACCGGTGCCTGCGGCGCCACCGCGCTCAGTTCGGCCTCCAGGCGCGCGAACGGACGCTCGGTGATCTCGCGCACGCGTTCGATCTTCGAGCGGATGGCGGCGCGGTATTGCGGCAAATCGCCGGTGACGGCGACCAGCTGGAAGGCGAGGATGGTACCGGCGCCGATCACGCAGGTGCCGGCCAGCAGCACCGAGACCGGGGTCGCCGGCAGGCGCCGGAAGCCGACGCGGCGCAGGCCGCGGATCAGGGGCGCGAGCACCAGGCTCAGGATCGAGGCCAGCGCCAGCGGCTCGAGCACGTCGCGTCCGAAGTAGAGCAGTCCGAGAATGCAGGTCGCGGTGACGACCGAGCTCGAGGTCAGGTTGTTGAGCAGGGATGAATCGCGCATCGGGAACGGGAACTCCGGCATTGCTGCTGCGTTGTGGTGGTCGCTGAACCGGCAGGGCCGGCGCCCAGCAGTCTAGCATCAATGGCAACCCGGCAGTTTGCCGTCGCGTTTACCACCCACCCGCGTGCGCAGGAGCGGTTGCGCGTGGCAAACGGTGGCGACTGCGCCACCCTACGAGCGTGTGAAAAAATGGCCATGGCCGCGTTGCATCATCTCGCCGTACCCTCGTACTGTCTTCGACGATGCGCCTTGCCCTGACCATTTTTTCACACGCTCTACGGCGCGATCTCGGCGAGCGCGGCGATCAGTGCGGCGGCGTCGACCGGCTTGACGAAATGGTGGTCGAAGCCGGCCTGGCGCGACGATTCGAGGTCGCTTGACTGCCCGTAGCCGGTCAGTGCGACATAGCGCGCCACCTGCAGCGCGGGTGCGGTACGCAGGCGGCGTGCCAGCTCGTGGCCGTCGATGCCGGGCATGCCGATGTCGAGGATGAAGACGTCGGGCGGCGCGGCCAGCGCGGCGTCCTGTACCGGTAGGGGTCGTTGATCGTGTCGACCTGGTGGCCGGCCGCGCCCAGCAGGGCACCCGGGGTGGCGGCGGCGTCGACGTTGTCGTCCACCAGCAGGATGCGCAGCGGCCGCGCGGCGCACATTGCCGTGGCCGCGGGCAGGACGGGGCCGATGGCGCCTGCGGCGCGCTCGCCGCCATCGACGGCAGCTCGACCGTGAAGCGCGCCCCGCGCCCCGCCCCCTCGCTGTGCACCGCGACCTGGCCGCCATGCATGCCAACGATATTCTTTACCAGCGCCAGGCCGAGGCCAAGGCCGCCCCGGGCCCGGTCCGGCGTGCGCTTGCCCTGCACGAACAGGTCGAACACGTGCGGCAGCAGCGCCGCGTCGATGCCGTTGCCGTTGTCGCTGACGACGATGCGCACCTTGCCGTCTTCGACATCGACCGCCAGGGTGATGGTGCCGCCGCGCGGCGTGTACTTGGCAGCGTTGGCCAGCAGGTTGGCCGTGACCTGGATCAGGCGCGCGCGGTCGCCCAGCACGCAGGCACGGGCCGAACCGAGCTGCAGCGCCAGCGCATGCCCTCCGCCCTCCACCAGCGGATGCACCTGCTCGGCGGCGCTGGTGACGACGGATTTGACGTCCACTTCGCTCTGTTCCAGCTGCACCATGCCGCGCGTGACGCGCGAGACGTCCAGCAGATCGTTGACCAGCGTCGTCATGTGGCTGACCTGGCGCGAAATGACCTCGCTGTACTGGCGCACCTTGTCGGCGTTGTGCGGCATCAGGCGCAGCACCTGGGCGGCGGCGCTGATCGGCGCCAGGGGATTGCGCAGCTCGTGCGCTAGCATCGCCAGGAACTCGTCCTTGCGGTGGTTCGCGGCCTGCAGCGCTTCTTCGTTCAGCTTGCTCTCGTGGATGTCGGTGTCGGTCCCGAGCCACTTGACGATGACGCCGCTCTCGTCGCGCAGCGGACGGCCGCGCGCCAAGATCCAGCGGTACTCGCCCGAGTGGTGGCGCGCGCGGTAGGTGATTTCGTAGGGGTCGCCGGTCGCCACGCTGTGCTCCCAGCGCGCCCGGCCGGGCTCGCGGTCGTCGGGATGCAGCAGGCTCTCGGCCCAGGCCGTGCCCTCGGCGGTGCCGGCCGCCATGCCGACAAAGGCGTAGAACTGCTCGTTGTGGTAGTCGAC from Massilia sp. Se16.2.3 carries:
- a CDS encoding HlyD family secretion protein, with the protein product MKFNPRAITRVGITLLATAGAVYAGWQLWRHYEIEPWTRDGRVKAYVVQVAPDVTGQVTKVYVHDNQQVQAGDVLFDIDRARFELALRQAEAAEQAARASLSQAEREARRNVQLGDLVAREAREQGQSRVEQARAALAQALVNRDTARLNLERTRVVSVVSGSVTNLDLRPGAYVSASHPVMALVDRASFYVEGYFEETKLGAIHLGDPVAVSLMGAGQKLSGHVESFAEGISDRDRSTGTNMLPNINPTFNWVRLAQRIPVRVALDPVPANVRLVAGQTATVQVLPAVARPLPRRHRRTPWRPHISGAHDGCPPYFPQAAAAAAGRRLLDHGRSRLPGAGASRRGAS
- a CDS encoding DUF1656 domain-containing protein, with the translated sequence MIGEVSLYGIYFPPLLLLALLALVVSRLVNRVLARTGFYRHVWHPALFDFSLFVIVLGMLAYLCSNLF
- a CDS encoding MarR family winged helix-turn-helix transcriptional regulator translates to MDSLDHTLMQLTTALTQASRAYKSMADKVASEYSLSQATALPVLILGRLGAEGVRPGVLADALGLEASSLVRVVDLLIDNGLIERREDPQDRRAKILQLTDDGTTRAAQMEAALIPFRRSVFGECDPADIDACLRVLTCIQSRIGKPSEQNPDKA
- a CDS encoding HAD hydrolase-like protein, translating into MLGPELAGLISQYECGASVFGKTARIRKVIRRAAVVPGAALYIGDQATDADAARRAGIAFAAVHWGYAPIEALRKVEPEHEFEAPLSLVAIASMVAER
- a CDS encoding HAD hydrolase-like protein; its protein translation is MTYRLAIFDFDGTLADSFPFFLSVFNQIADQHGFSRIDPGQAERLRHAGTREVMRHVGMPAWKLPLAAASFKSLMSANAGQIRLFPHIDHALRELARGGITLTIVSSNSEQNVRRCWGRNWPA
- a CDS encoding AI-2E family transporter gives rise to the protein MLIATFVAAIDPGWSLALSCLAVFVALELFVANVVEPKVYGHSSGLSPLAVIVSALFWGALWGPVGLLLSTPLTLCPVVAGRHVRALEPVTILLGKCRT
- a CDS encoding AI-2E family transporter, translating into MRDSSLLNNLTSSSVVTATCILGLLYFGRDVLEPLALASILSLVLAPLIRGLRRVGFRRLPATPVSVLLAGTCVIGAGTILAFQLVAVTGDLPQYRAAIRSKIERVREITERPFARLEAELSAVAPQAPVPPPPPVTVKRGTLTTGANQPLPVEIRAPRATTRDTLARLFALAWGPIGEAGLVLVLLVFILLEHESLRDRAIRLAGQAEISRTVRALSDATRGVSRFFLSQFVVNLTFGSLIGVLLWGFGVPHAALWGALSGLLRFVPHLGIMVAGGAHRHVRRRHRSGLEPGAVLPGGIRRAGTVRGKRG
- a CDS encoding response regulator, with product MAARSRCTARGRGAGRASRSSCRRWRRARRRRHRPRPARGHGNVRRAAAAHPAGGRQRRRRRHPGCPAGRGRPPGRHDQRPLPVQDAALAAPPDVFILDIGMPGIDGHELARRLRTAPALQVARYVALTGYGQSSDLESSRQAGFDHHFVKPVDAAALIAALAEIAP